One Gloeothece verrucosa PCC 7822 DNA window includes the following coding sequences:
- the gcvP gene encoding aminomethyl-transferring glycine dehydrogenase encodes MVNLEITPTEPASTTVLAATDSFVNRHIGPNRQEIAQMLSILGLSTLDELVDKTVPAAIRLERKLNLPPAQSEYAALTQLKSIASKNKVYRSYIGMGYYDCITPPVIVRNILENPGWYTAYTPYQAEIAQGRLEALLNFQTMIIELTGLEIANASLLDEGTAAAEAMSMSYGLCKNKNAHAFFVSSGCHPQTIEVIKTRAYPLGIEIIIGDHHNFDFETPIFGALLQYPATDGTIYNYREFITKAHQAGALVTVAADLLSLALLTPPGEFGADIAVGSAQRFGVPMGYGGPHAAYFATKDAYKRQIPGRIIGVSKDAQGKPALRLALQTREQHIRRDKATSNICTAQVLLAVMAAMYAVYHGPQGIKQIATRVHQLTVILATGLKHLKYSIESEPFFDTLHVRVGEQKAKTMIETAQKHHINLRFLDDAAVGISLDETTTLQDVIQLWQIFAGQDELPFTVEEIAKSAKFEFPEALKRTSDYLTDPVFNKYHSETELLRYLHQLESKDLALNTSMIPLGSCTMKLNATAEMIPVTWPEFGKLHPFVPLSQGEGYQILFQQLETWLAQITGFDAISLQPNAGSQGEYAGLQVIRKYHETRGDKDRNICLIPESAHGTNPASAVMCGMKVVAVKCDKEGNIDLDDLRAKAEKHSQNLAAIMVTYPSTHGVFEEGIIDICNIIHQHGGQVYMDGANMNAQVGLCRPAEFGADVCHLNLHKTFCIPHGGGGPGMGPIGVKSHLAPFLPDVSLVLGQLTGEQGQWQDTIGAISAAPWGSASILVISWMYIAMMGAEGLTEATKVAILNANYIAKRLEPFYPVLYKGTSGLVAHECIIDLHPLKKRADIEVEDVAKRLMDFGFHAPTVSWPVMGTIMVEPTESESKEELDRFCEAMITIYEEAKAIEEGKIDPKNNPLKNAPHTAEVLICGEWNRPYSREVAAYPAPWTKQYKFWPAVGRIDNAYGDRNLVCSCEGMDAYKNPTP; translated from the coding sequence ATGGTTAACTTGGAAATCACCCCCACCGAACCAGCCTCAACCACAGTTTTAGCCGCTACAGATTCATTTGTCAATCGGCATATCGGCCCCAACCGCCAAGAAATTGCACAAATGCTCTCTATTTTAGGGCTTTCTACCCTAGATGAATTAGTCGATAAAACCGTTCCCGCCGCCATTCGTCTGGAAAGAAAACTCAATTTACCGCCCGCACAAAGCGAATATGCGGCTTTAACTCAATTAAAATCTATTGCTTCAAAAAATAAAGTTTATCGTTCTTATATAGGCATGGGATACTATGACTGTATCACGCCGCCGGTTATAGTTCGCAATATATTAGAAAATCCTGGATGGTACACCGCTTATACCCCCTATCAAGCTGAAATTGCCCAAGGACGACTCGAAGCTTTACTCAACTTCCAAACCATGATTATTGAGTTAACGGGTTTGGAAATAGCTAACGCTTCTCTTCTCGATGAAGGAACCGCCGCCGCCGAAGCTATGAGCATGAGTTACGGTTTGTGTAAAAATAAAAATGCTCATGCCTTTTTTGTCTCTAGCGGCTGTCATCCCCAAACTATTGAAGTTATTAAAACTCGGGCCTATCCCCTCGGTATAGAAATTATTATCGGCGATCATCATAACTTTGATTTTGAAACCCCTATCTTTGGGGCGCTGCTTCAATATCCCGCTACTGACGGCACGATCTACAACTACCGCGAGTTTATCACGAAAGCCCATCAAGCCGGCGCATTAGTGACTGTTGCGGCAGACCTCCTCAGTTTAGCCCTACTCACACCCCCTGGCGAATTTGGGGCAGATATTGCGGTAGGAAGTGCCCAGAGGTTCGGTGTGCCGATGGGATACGGGGGACCTCATGCGGCTTATTTTGCTACCAAAGACGCTTATAAGCGGCAAATACCGGGGCGTATTATTGGGGTTTCCAAAGACGCACAGGGTAAACCGGCTTTACGCTTGGCCCTCCAAACCCGAGAACAACATATTAGACGGGATAAAGCGACCAGTAATATTTGTACTGCCCAAGTGTTACTCGCGGTGATGGCGGCGATGTATGCGGTTTATCATGGTCCACAGGGTATTAAACAAATTGCCACACGGGTACATCAGTTAACGGTTATTCTGGCCACCGGGTTAAAACACCTGAAATATTCTATTGAGTCAGAACCGTTTTTTGATACCCTTCATGTAAGGGTGGGAGAACAGAAGGCGAAAACCATGATCGAAACTGCCCAGAAACATCACATTAATTTGCGTTTCCTGGATGATGCGGCAGTGGGTATCAGTTTAGATGAAACCACAACCCTACAAGATGTGATCCAATTGTGGCAAATTTTCGCCGGACAAGATGAATTACCTTTTACCGTAGAAGAAATTGCCAAGTCTGCTAAATTTGAATTTCCTGAAGCGTTAAAGCGTACCAGTGACTATCTTACCGACCCGGTGTTCAATAAATATCACTCGGAAACGGAATTATTACGTTACCTGCATCAACTCGAAAGCAAGGACTTAGCCCTCAATACTTCCATGATTCCCTTGGGGTCTTGTACCATGAAGTTAAATGCTACCGCCGAAATGATACCGGTGACTTGGCCAGAATTTGGTAAATTGCATCCCTTTGTCCCCCTTTCTCAAGGGGAAGGGTATCAGATACTTTTCCAACAGTTAGAAACATGGTTAGCGCAAATTACAGGGTTTGATGCTATTTCGTTACAACCTAATGCCGGTTCTCAAGGGGAATATGCCGGCTTGCAAGTTATTCGCAAGTATCACGAAACCCGAGGCGACAAGGACCGCAACATCTGTTTAATTCCTGAGTCGGCGCATGGGACAAACCCCGCTAGTGCGGTGATGTGCGGCATGAAAGTAGTGGCGGTAAAATGTGATAAGGAGGGCAATATTGACTTAGATGACCTTCGCGCAAAAGCCGAAAAACACAGCCAGAATTTAGCGGCTATTATGGTGACTTATCCTTCTACTCATGGGGTATTTGAAGAGGGAATTATCGATATCTGTAACATCATCCACCAACACGGGGGACAGGTGTATATGGATGGGGCGAATATGAACGCCCAAGTGGGGTTATGTCGTCCGGCGGAATTTGGCGCTGATGTGTGTCACCTGAATTTACATAAGACTTTCTGTATTCCTCATGGGGGTGGTGGCCCCGGTATGGGACCCATTGGGGTTAAGTCTCATTTAGCCCCATTTTTACCGGATGTATCCCTAGTTCTGGGGCAGTTGACCGGAGAACAGGGACAATGGCAAGATACTATTGGGGCTATTTCTGCCGCGCCTTGGGGCAGTGCAAGTATCCTGGTGATATCTTGGATGTATATTGCGATGATGGGGGCAGAAGGGTTAACTGAGGCGACTAAGGTGGCTATCCTTAATGCTAATTATATTGCTAAGCGTTTAGAACCTTTTTATCCTGTGCTGTATAAGGGAACTTCAGGGTTAGTGGCCCATGAATGTATTATTGATCTACATCCTTTGAAAAAACGGGCAGATATTGAGGTGGAGGATGTGGCTAAACGGTTGATGGACTTCGGTTTCCATGCGCCTACGGTGTCTTGGCCGGTGATGGGAACTATTATGGTAGAACCGACGGAAAGTGAGTCTAAGGAGGAATTAGACCGTTTTTGTGAGGCGATGATTACTATTTATGAGGAGGCAAAAGCCATAGAAGAGGGTAAGATTGATCCTAAAAATAATCCTCTTAAAAATGCGCCTCATACGGCTGAAGTGTTGATTTGTGGTGAGTGGAACCGTCCTTATTCAAGGGAAGTTGCGGCTTATCCTGCCCCCTGGACTAAGCAATATAAATTCTGGCCGGCTGTGGGACGAATTGATAATGCTTATGGGGATAGAAATTTGGTCTGTTCTTGTGAAGGGATGGACGCTTATAAGAACCCTACACCCTGA
- a CDS encoding PEP-CTERM sorting domain-containing protein has protein sequence MPKFNLFVSGTVLASGLASLALAAQPIQAAEISITGSNGNWFYQYDNSEENSLTLYERATDLGAFDVGIALTGYEPNTSVGIQLLKLVYNYSKLTWTDFHITIGTGLGDEFTQLDPNGDLFAPTVDNGEGISAPFDLAYLFSGGTLGFAKVTNSGTYISFDHGTVLSGILGVQNPGVTAPAFLLNVPIDADGNAFFTLRQTASVPEPFTILGAGAALGFGSFFKRLKAKK, from the coding sequence ATGCCTAAGTTTAACCTCTTTGTTTCAGGGACAGTCTTAGCAAGCGGACTAGCTTCCCTGGCATTAGCGGCTCAACCTATCCAGGCGGCTGAGATTTCAATAACAGGAAGCAATGGAAATTGGTTTTACCAGTACGACAACAGCGAAGAAAATTCACTTACATTGTATGAAAGGGCCACAGACTTAGGTGCTTTCGATGTAGGAATTGCACTGACAGGATATGAACCAAATACCTCTGTAGGGATTCAACTGTTAAAGCTCGTCTATAACTATTCTAAGCTTACCTGGACCGACTTTCATATTACTATAGGGACAGGATTAGGAGATGAATTTACTCAATTAGATCCTAACGGCGATCTTTTTGCGCCAACCGTTGATAATGGTGAAGGTATATCTGCACCTTTTGATCTAGCCTATCTATTTAGTGGAGGCACTCTTGGCTTTGCTAAGGTGACCAATTCAGGAACTTACATTTCTTTTGACCATGGCACTGTTCTTAGTGGCATACTAGGTGTCCAAAACCCTGGTGTGACAGCCCCAGCTTTCTTGTTGAATGTACCTATCGATGCTGACGGAAATGCCTTCTTTACTTTGCGTCAAACCGCAAGCGTTCCTGAACCCTTTACCATTTTAGGTGCAGGAGCGGCTCTCGGCTTTGGCTCTTTCTTTAAACGACTAAAAGCCAAAAAATAA
- a CDS encoding PEP-CTERM sorting domain-containing protein — protein MNSFFASRFWGSIGIASALALTWLPLMPKAAQAATYTFTAGNMDAYNTSDGLEPSNPSPGAVAFINNLYSSSNISCTNNPLCQIRNFDQPGADRQFIHTFSFSNLIGNITGANLEIRVRASAGGSQNDAIHLLFIDSLGNLDPVRWGSYFGSGNGTPSSSGTISTIDPSPPSNSTNRTSSNQTSTSTVPGLLNTSWTASPTPVDQTFYLDLSSLSPLALPNTTGNLIATLNTKGFLDVYVQDDTEVDYIKLTVETVPEPFTILGAGVALGFGSLFKRQKAKK, from the coding sequence ATGAATAGTTTTTTTGCTTCTCGCTTCTGGGGGAGTATAGGGATTGCTAGTGCCCTCGCACTAACTTGGCTTCCTTTAATGCCAAAAGCGGCTCAAGCAGCAACCTATACTTTCACCGCAGGGAATATGGATGCTTACAATACCAGTGATGGTCTCGAACCATCTAACCCTAGTCCTGGTGCTGTTGCATTCATCAATAATCTCTACTCTAGTTCAAATATTTCTTGTACAAATAATCCTTTATGCCAGATCAGAAATTTTGATCAACCAGGTGCAGATAGACAGTTCATTCATACTTTTAGTTTCTCCAATCTGATAGGAAACATAACTGGTGCTAATTTAGAGATTCGGGTTAGAGCAAGTGCAGGAGGGAGTCAAAATGATGCTATTCACTTATTATTTATTGATTCTTTAGGAAATTTAGATCCTGTTCGTTGGGGTAGCTATTTTGGGAGTGGCAACGGTACACCAAGCAGCAGCGGTACTATATCAACCATTGACCCTAGTCCACCCAGTAACAGCACCAATAGAACAAGCAGCAATCAGACATCAACTTCTACTGTTCCGGGTTTGTTAAATACTTCTTGGACAGCATCACCAACACCAGTTGATCAGACATTTTATCTTGATTTAAGTAGTCTTTCTCCCTTGGCGCTACCAAATACTACAGGTAACTTGATTGCTACTCTCAACACCAAGGGATTTTTAGATGTTTATGTTCAAGATGACACGGAGGTTGATTACATAAAATTAACGGTGGAAACTGTTCCCGAACCTTTTACAATTTTAGGTGCAGGAGTGGCTTTAGGATTTGGGTCTTTGTTTAAGCGGCAAAAAGCCAAAAAGTAA
- the pheT gene encoding phenylalanine--tRNA ligase subunit beta: MRISINWLRELVDITLTPEELAETLTIAGIEVEEIEDRRQQADGVVIGKILKREPHPNADKLSVCEVDIGGESTSTIVCGAPNARADIFVAVATPGTYLPAVDLKIKPAKLRGVRSEGMICSLAELGLTKESEGIHIFSQKNLELGSDVRPLLGLDDVILDISPTANRADALSMVGVAREVAALTGAALNLPQPPDLSIPSKKGSLSLEVDDGVACPAYMGTVIEGVKIAPSPQWLQKRLEAAGVRPINNVVDVTNYVLLEWGQPLHAFDRERLKTVGKGKSLSIGVRFAREKEEIKTLDGQTRSLVPQNLLITSNDVPVAIAGVMGGEETEVYEGTENLVLEAALFDPITIRRSSKSQGLRSESSARYERGVNQIELDLACARAISLITEIAGGKAVHQVIADARPDQQTRSIELRLERLQQILGNVKTSDGIGVVEAADVERILTDLGCQLTPIKTDVWTVTVPSYRYRDLEREIDLIEEVARLYGYDHFCDTLPRKTEPGALSFEEQLQRKVRALFRGVGLTEVVQYSLVKPEKDEVVLANPLLAEYSALRTNLLNGLIDAFEYNQSQGNGAFNAFEIGRIFYKSNEGIQEQDSLAGILGGEVTPLGRWTRGGKSQPMSWYEAKGILESVFEALEIVVEYQPDQNDERLHPGRTASLWLEGKQLGIFGQLHPQLRQKRGLIDEVYAFELSFDRLLEALNKDELVTPRFQAYSPFPAVARDLAFFAPIDLSVFQLEKVMKKAGGSLLAGVELFDEYKGQNVPEGQRSLAFSLAYRVGDRTLTDTEVDPVHNQIREALVEEFKVTLRS; this comes from the coding sequence ATGCGAATCTCTATTAATTGGCTGCGGGAATTAGTCGATATCACCTTAACTCCAGAGGAGTTAGCGGAAACCTTAACCATTGCAGGTATAGAAGTTGAAGAGATAGAAGATCGTCGTCAACAAGCGGACGGGGTAGTCATCGGAAAAATTCTCAAACGAGAACCCCATCCCAATGCGGATAAATTAAGTGTGTGTGAAGTGGATATCGGAGGAGAGTCTACCTCTACAATTGTCTGTGGGGCACCCAATGCAAGAGCAGATATTTTTGTTGCTGTCGCCACCCCCGGAACCTATTTACCTGCCGTAGATCTCAAAATTAAACCGGCTAAACTGCGCGGCGTTCGTTCAGAAGGCATGATTTGCTCTTTGGCTGAGTTAGGATTAACCAAAGAGTCTGAAGGAATTCATATATTTTCACAAAAGAATTTAGAATTAGGTTCTGATGTCCGTCCCTTATTAGGGTTAGATGATGTGATTTTAGATATCTCTCCTACCGCTAACCGCGCGGATGCCTTGAGTATGGTGGGAGTAGCACGAGAAGTCGCCGCCTTAACCGGTGCGGCCTTAAACCTTCCTCAACCCCCCGACTTATCTATCCCCTCTAAAAAAGGCAGTTTAAGTCTAGAGGTGGATGATGGGGTAGCTTGTCCGGCTTATATGGGTACGGTGATAGAAGGCGTTAAAATTGCTCCCTCTCCCCAATGGTTACAAAAACGCTTAGAAGCGGCAGGGGTTCGTCCGATTAATAATGTGGTGGATGTCACCAATTATGTATTACTAGAATGGGGACAGCCGCTTCATGCTTTTGACCGGGAACGCTTGAAAACCGTAGGCAAGGGCAAAAGTTTAAGTATAGGGGTCAGATTTGCCCGTGAAAAAGAAGAAATTAAAACCCTCGATGGTCAAACTCGCTCTCTGGTTCCCCAAAATTTACTCATTACCAGTAATGATGTTCCGGTTGCCATCGCTGGCGTGATGGGAGGAGAAGAAACCGAGGTTTATGAAGGCACGGAAAATCTTGTTTTAGAAGCGGCACTATTTGATCCGATCACCATTCGTCGGTCTTCAAAATCTCAAGGGTTACGCAGTGAATCTTCTGCCCGATATGAGCGCGGCGTGAACCAAATTGAGTTAGACTTAGCTTGTGCTAGGGCCATCTCTTTGATTACGGAAATAGCGGGAGGTAAGGCGGTTCATCAAGTGATTGCCGATGCTAGACCCGATCAACAAACTCGTTCGATCGAATTGCGTTTAGAAAGACTACAGCAAATTTTAGGTAATGTCAAAACATCCGACGGAATAGGTGTTGTAGAAGCGGCAGATGTAGAACGTATTTTAACCGATCTCGGTTGCCAGTTAACACCGATTAAAACTGATGTTTGGACGGTGACAGTACCCTCTTATCGCTATCGGGACTTAGAAAGAGAAATAGATCTCATTGAAGAAGTTGCCCGCTTGTATGGTTATGATCATTTCTGTGATACTCTTCCCCGTAAGACAGAACCCGGCGCACTGTCTTTTGAAGAACAATTACAGCGCAAAGTTCGCGCGTTGTTTCGCGGCGTAGGACTCACCGAAGTGGTGCAATATTCCCTGGTGAAACCCGAAAAAGATGAGGTGGTTTTAGCTAACCCCTTATTAGCTGAATATTCGGCCCTCAGAACCAATTTATTAAATGGGTTAATTGATGCTTTTGAGTATAACCAATCTCAAGGAAATGGGGCATTTAATGCTTTTGAAATTGGGCGGATTTTCTATAAGTCAAATGAGGGAATACAGGAACAAGATTCTCTGGCAGGAATTCTCGGCGGCGAGGTGACTCCTCTGGGCCGTTGGACAAGGGGCGGTAAATCTCAACCCATGTCTTGGTATGAAGCAAAAGGCATCTTAGAAAGTGTGTTTGAAGCTTTAGAAATAGTAGTAGAATATCAACCCGACCAAAACGATGAACGTCTTCATCCGGGGCGTACTGCTTCTTTATGGTTAGAGGGGAAACAGTTAGGGATATTTGGACAACTTCATCCTCAACTCCGACAAAAGCGGGGGTTAATTGATGAGGTTTATGCTTTTGAATTAAGTTTTGATCGGTTGTTAGAGGCGCTTAATAAAGATGAGTTAGTCACTCCTCGTTTTCAAGCCTATTCTCCTTTTCCGGCAGTGGCGCGAGATTTAGCTTTTTTTGCACCGATAGATTTATCGGTTTTCCAGTTAGAAAAAGTGATGAAAAAAGCCGGAGGAAGTTTATTAGCTGGCGTGGAATTGTTTGATGAATATAAGGGTCAAAATGTCCCTGAAGGTCAACGGAGTTTGGCGTTTAGTTTGGCTTATCGAGTGGGAGATCGTACCTTAACTGATACGGAGGTTGACCCGGTTCATAATCAGATTCGGGAGGCATTAGTTGAGGAGTTTAAGGTAACTTTACGGAGTTAA
- a CDS encoding EndoU domain-containing protein: MKKTTLLSSMKKLKSVLCLTLLAGLISLIILPSAAWAQTPYTGRFTLTQPCNGTTSISGKNPIPLETSIPYEAVGLNKQDNPTYVYIKIPNSTNHWVALTCGELNPALATSTESNPSETGTTTGESGSQPTAFIPFFDDNSDGLFNRQHQDITPIPRALNDFDLAIVELCGQPGKVVSENEFKSTLNNFPGVLANIKEYVGGSLEEGRTSDDEFLDDLTDVWFKVKGFDHVFCGEPGRGIGGLHFAGRYLDLQQKNLAGILPRSIPNAEIQEGAVYTLGVELQLGDRKVSAPIKGYAYTLDAEEILELGARTYKDNPNTDSTNIACLVGITDEGQTFENVFVAREGAIRTFYSDASPDFGRTGECNVDNYETPT, encoded by the coding sequence ATGAAAAAAACAACCTTGCTATCTTCCATGAAAAAATTGAAATCTGTCCTTTGTCTAACTTTATTAGCCGGACTAATTTCTCTGATCATTTTACCGAGTGCCGCTTGGGCACAAACACCCTATACGGGTAGATTCACTCTCACTCAACCTTGTAACGGTACTACTTCCATTAGTGGGAAAAATCCCATCCCTTTAGAAACATCTATCCCCTACGAAGCAGTGGGACTAAATAAACAAGATAATCCTACTTATGTTTACATCAAGATTCCCAATTCAACCAATCATTGGGTCGCTTTAACCTGTGGGGAACTCAATCCGGCTTTAGCCACTTCTACAGAGAGCAATCCTTCAGAAACGGGAACTACCACTGGGGAAAGCGGCAGCCAACCAACCGCATTTATTCCTTTTTTTGACGATAATTCTGATGGTTTGTTCAATAGGCAACATCAAGACATTACCCCTATTCCTCGTGCATTGAATGATTTTGATCTGGCGATCGTTGAACTCTGTGGCCAGCCGGGTAAAGTCGTTAGTGAGAACGAATTTAAATCAACTCTAAATAACTTTCCCGGCGTTCTAGCTAATATCAAAGAATATGTAGGAGGTTCTTTAGAAGAAGGACGTACTTCTGATGATGAATTCCTGGATGATTTAACCGATGTTTGGTTTAAGGTCAAGGGTTTTGATCATGTATTTTGTGGTGAACCTGGTAGAGGTATTGGCGGATTACACTTTGCAGGACGCTACTTAGATTTGCAACAAAAAAATTTAGCTGGCATTTTACCCAGGAGTATTCCTAACGCAGAAATTCAAGAGGGAGCAGTTTATACCCTAGGTGTAGAACTGCAACTCGGCGACCGTAAAGTTAGCGCCCCGATCAAAGGTTATGCTTATACCCTCGATGCCGAAGAAATTTTAGAACTGGGTGCTAGAACCTACAAAGATAACCCCAATACAGACTCAACAAATATAGCTTGTTTAGTAGGAATTACAGACGAAGGGCAGACTTTTGAAAACGTTTTTGTCGCTCGTGAAGGGGCAATTCGTACTTTCTATAGTGATGCTAGTCCGGATTTTGGTCGTACTGGTGAATGCAATGTTGATAATTATGAGACTCCTACCTAG
- a CDS encoding Uma2 family endonuclease, with product MVKLMIQTAKPALSLEEFLKLPETQPESEYLDGKIIQKPMPQGKHSRIQGKLVTTINAIAETERIALALPELRCSFGGQSIVPDVAVLKWENIPKDDNGDIANVVATSPDWIIEILSPEQNQSRVTNKILHCLNCGCKLGWLIDPQVHSLLIFPPQQQPLFFEEEDRQLPVPDFLTQLNLKVKDIFSWLKL from the coding sequence ATGGTCAAACTCATGATACAAACCGCTAAACCTGCACTCTCCTTAGAGGAATTCCTCAAACTCCCAGAAACCCAACCGGAGAGCGAATACCTCGATGGTAAAATTATTCAAAAACCGATGCCTCAAGGAAAACACAGTAGAATACAAGGTAAATTAGTCACAACCATCAATGCTATCGCCGAAACTGAACGCATTGCTTTAGCCTTACCCGAGTTACGTTGTAGCTTTGGAGGCCAATCTATTGTTCCTGATGTAGCCGTCTTAAAATGGGAGAACATACCCAAAGATGACAATGGAGATATTGCCAATGTGGTTGCTACCTCTCCAGACTGGATTATTGAAATTCTCTCCCCTGAGCAAAATCAATCTCGAGTCACCAACAAAATTTTACATTGCCTCAATTGCGGCTGTAAATTAGGATGGTTAATCGATCCTCAAGTGCATTCACTGTTAATTTTTCCACCCCAACAACAACCCCTATTTTTTGAAGAAGAAGATCGACAGCTTCCTGTTCCGGATTTTCTAACACAACTCAATCTAAAAGTCAAGGATATTTTTAGTTGGCTGAAGCTTTGA
- a CDS encoding serine/threonine-protein kinase produces MSYCVNPSCSNPKNPDNVVVCQACGSKLLLRDRYQVLGILGKGGFGATFATIDTKIPSKPLCVVKQLRPSSDDPNVFRMAKELFVREAQTLDKVGVHPQVPRLLDYFEEAQQFYLVQEYVKGNNLHQEVKKNGPFSEAGVKQFLSELLPILKYIHAQKVIHRDIKPANLIRRQTDKKLVLIDFGAVKNQVNTVVASSNSEQTAFTAFAVGTAGFAPPEQMAMRPVYASDIYAVGVTCIYLLSGKSPKEMGIDPETGELTWESWVEISNGFAEVLKKMLEVSVRHRYKSAQEVLDALELTDYTLSLEQGMIMAGKGEETNMPTQSRASGLITKVNNGIGSGTRSSLPNSSVRNRQNSSIVSSGVSSRTSPAMPSQPLSSHFNKHQPRSSQIDFQVAHTSHLLKGQNGNEQAGLKKKPRFDAHTLLNNYEKGRRDFAQQELKAINLSKAKIPGINLYQAELVRANLQSTDLSGADLGRANLSQAVLKNTNLGQAYLGYANLEQADLRGADLTGANLKFANLKAANLCGANLYEAQVTQEQLAMAKTNWLTVMPSGKRGFW; encoded by the coding sequence ATGAGCTACTGCGTCAATCCTTCCTGTAGTAATCCGAAAAACCCTGATAATGTCGTCGTTTGTCAAGCCTGCGGTTCCAAACTCTTATTGCGCGATCGCTATCAGGTACTTGGCATTCTTGGTAAAGGAGGGTTCGGAGCGACTTTTGCTACTATAGATACAAAAATTCCCAGCAAACCCTTATGTGTCGTCAAACAACTCAGGCCATCTTCGGATGACCCCAATGTTTTCCGCATGGCAAAAGAGTTATTCGTCCGAGAAGCCCAAACTTTAGACAAAGTCGGGGTTCATCCTCAAGTTCCCAGATTATTAGACTATTTTGAAGAAGCACAACAATTTTACTTAGTTCAAGAATACGTTAAAGGCAACAACTTACACCAGGAAGTTAAAAAGAATGGGCCATTTAGTGAAGCTGGTGTTAAACAATTTCTCTCAGAATTATTACCGATTTTAAAATATATTCATGCCCAAAAAGTTATTCACCGAGATATTAAACCGGCAAATTTAATTCGCCGTCAAACCGATAAAAAGCTGGTTTTAATTGATTTTGGAGCCGTTAAAAATCAAGTTAATACCGTAGTAGCCAGTAGTAATTCAGAACAGACTGCCTTTACAGCTTTTGCTGTCGGAACGGCTGGCTTTGCTCCTCCCGAACAAATGGCCATGCGTCCAGTCTATGCCAGTGATATTTATGCTGTCGGGGTAACTTGTATTTATTTACTTTCCGGGAAATCTCCTAAAGAGATGGGTATTGATCCAGAAACCGGAGAATTAACTTGGGAAAGTTGGGTAGAGATCAGCAACGGTTTTGCCGAAGTCCTGAAAAAAATGCTCGAGGTATCTGTTCGCCATCGTTATAAATCAGCCCAAGAGGTGTTAGATGCGCTTGAACTGACAGATTACACTCTTTCCTTAGAACAAGGAATGATTATGGCGGGTAAAGGCGAAGAAACTAATATGCCAACCCAAAGCCGCGCTTCTGGCTTAATCACTAAAGTCAACAATGGCATAGGATCGGGAACGAGGTCCTCATTGCCCAATAGCAGTGTGCGGAATCGTCAAAATTCCTCCATAGTCAGTAGCGGTGTGTCGAGTCGTACTTCTCCGGCCATGCCTTCACAGCCTTTGTCAAGTCACTTCAATAAACATCAACCTCGTAGTAGTCAGATAGATTTTCAGGTGGCTCATACCTCGCATCTGCTCAAGGGACAAAATGGAAACGAACAAGCTGGATTAAAGAAAAAACCTAGATTTGATGCTCATACTCTTTTAAATAATTATGAAAAAGGAAGACGAGATTTTGCCCAACAAGAATTGAAAGCGATTAATTTATCTAAAGCTAAGATCCCCGGGATTAATTTGTATCAAGCCGAATTAGTGAGAGCTAATTTACAATCGACAGATTTATCCGGTGCTGATTTAGGACGGGCTAACTTAAGTCAAGCTGTTTTAAAAAATACCAATTTAGGGCAAGCTTATTTAGGCTATGCTAATTTAGAACAAGCCGATTTACGAGGAGCAGATTTAACTGGCGCTAATCTTAAATTTGCAAATTTAAAAGCCGCGAATTTATGTGGAGCTAATTTATATGAGGCACAAGTCACTCAAGAACAACTCGCTATGGCGAAAACCAATTGGTTAACCGTAATGCCTAGTGGAAAACGCGGATTTTGGTAA